From the genome of Sphingobium sp. JS3065, one region includes:
- a CDS encoding DEAD/DEAH box helicase, with amino-acid sequence MSFEHLPPLLSDALTRKGYEKLTPVQAEVTQPEAEGRDLIVSAQTGSGKTVAFGLAMAGELLGEQSRLPQAGKPLALAIAPTRELALQVSRELEWLYGEARARIATCVGGMDASKERRALSHGAHIVVGTPGRLRDHLERGALDLSGLKTVVLDEADEMLDMGFREDLEEILDGAPQERRTLLFSATMPKPIVALAKRYQKDALRISTVSDERGHGDISYQALTVAPADIENAVVNLLRYHEAETAILFCATRDNVRHLHASLTERGFAAVALSGEHSQNERNHALQALRDRRARVCVATDVAARGIDLPNLSLVVHVELPRDAETMQHRSGRTGRAGKKGTAVLIVPYPRRRRVESMLRGAKIPVEWGTPPSREAIQEQDNARLREKLMDRAELDEQDWALGAELLEAKSAKEIAAMLVKSARAALPAPEELLDASEAPQRRDGPRPGFEDTVWFRMDIGRRQNADPRWILPLICRRGHVSRQDIGAIRIAANETMFEIPSAIASRFVSALKRTGEASDEGADVGFEQVEGAPREAARENRREGPRGKGRPNGDRGPRPPAHSPRPFKGGPNRAGPRKPR; translated from the coding sequence ATGTCTTTCGAACACCTCCCTCCCCTCCTCTCCGACGCGCTGACGCGAAAGGGCTATGAAAAGCTGACCCCGGTGCAGGCCGAAGTCACCCAGCCCGAAGCCGAAGGCCGCGACCTCATCGTGTCCGCGCAGACCGGCTCCGGCAAGACGGTCGCCTTCGGTCTCGCCATGGCGGGCGAACTGCTGGGCGAACAAAGCCGCCTGCCGCAAGCAGGCAAGCCTCTTGCGCTCGCCATCGCGCCGACCCGCGAACTGGCGTTGCAGGTCAGCCGCGAACTGGAATGGCTCTATGGCGAGGCCCGCGCCCGCATCGCAACTTGCGTGGGCGGCATGGACGCCTCCAAGGAACGCCGGGCGCTCAGCCATGGCGCGCACATCGTCGTCGGCACGCCGGGCCGCCTGCGCGACCATCTGGAACGCGGGGCGCTGGACCTCTCCGGCCTCAAGACCGTCGTGCTGGATGAAGCCGACGAAATGCTCGACATGGGCTTCCGCGAGGATCTGGAGGAGATACTCGACGGCGCGCCGCAGGAACGGCGCACCCTGCTCTTCTCCGCCACCATGCCCAAGCCGATCGTGGCGCTCGCCAAGCGTTACCAGAAGGATGCGCTGCGCATCTCCACCGTCAGCGACGAGCGTGGCCATGGCGACATCAGCTACCAGGCCCTGACCGTCGCCCCCGCCGACATCGAAAATGCCGTGGTCAACCTGCTACGCTATCATGAGGCGGAGACGGCGATCCTGTTCTGCGCGACCCGCGACAATGTGCGCCACCTGCACGCCAGCCTGACCGAGCGCGGCTTCGCTGCGGTGGCGCTGTCGGGCGAGCATAGCCAGAATGAGCGCAACCACGCGCTTCAGGCGCTGCGCGACCGCCGGGCGCGGGTGTGCGTGGCGACCGACGTGGCGGCCCGCGGCATCGACCTGCCCAACCTCAGCCTCGTCGTCCATGTCGAACTGCCCCGCGATGCGGAAACGATGCAGCACCGCTCCGGCCGCACCGGCCGCGCTGGCAAGAAGGGGACGGCCGTGCTGATCGTCCCCTACCCCCGCCGCCGCCGGGTCGAATCCATGCTGCGCGGTGCGAAGATCCCGGTCGAATGGGGCACCCCGCCCAGCAGGGAAGCGATCCAGGAACAGGATAATGCCCGCCTGCGCGAAAAGCTGATGGATCGGGCCGAACTGGACGAGCAGGACTGGGCGCTGGGCGCCGAACTGCTGGAAGCGAAGTCCGCCAAGGAAATCGCCGCGATGCTGGTGAAGAGCGCCCGCGCCGCCCTGCCCGCGCCGGAGGAACTGCTGGACGCCAGCGAGGCGCCGCAGCGCCGCGACGGGCCGCGTCCGGGTTTCGAGGACACGGTCTGGTTCCGCATGGACATCGGCCGCCGCCAGAACGCCGATCCGCGCTGGATATTGCCGTTGATCTGCCGCCGCGGCCATGTGTCGCGGCAGGATATCGGCGCGATCCGCATCGCCGCCAATGAGACGATGTTCGAAATTCCCAGCGCCATCGCCTCGCGCTTCGTCAGCGCATTGAAGCGGACCGGAGAAGCCAGCGACGAGGGCGCGGATGTCGGCTTCGAGCAGGTCGAGGGCGCGCCACGCGAAGCCGCTCGCGAGAACCGCCGCGAAGGACCGCGGGGCAAGGGCCGTCCCAATGGCGATCGCGGTCCCCGCCCGCCCGCGCACAGCCCGCGCCCGTTCAAGGGCGGCCCCAACCGGGCCGGCCCCCGCAAGCCTCGCTGA
- the rplA gene encoding 50S ribosomal protein L1, with the protein MAKLTKKAKALAAAVDKEKLHGVDEALGLIKTHATAKFDESVEIAINLGVDPRHADQMVRGVVTLPAGTGKDVRVAVFARGDKADAATAAGADIVGAEDLLESIQAGNIDFQRVIATPDMMGLVGRLGKVLGPKGLMPNPKLGTVTPNVAEAVKAAKGGQIEFRVEKAGIIHAGLGKASFSQADLRKNFDAFVDAIVKAKPSGSKGKYVRKIALSSSMGPGVKVDVAEVASV; encoded by the coding sequence ATGGCAAAGCTGACGAAGAAGGCGAAGGCCCTGGCCGCTGCCGTTGACAAGGAAAAGCTGCACGGCGTCGATGAGGCGCTGGGCCTGATCAAGACCCACGCGACCGCCAAGTTCGACGAAAGCGTCGAAATCGCGATCAACCTGGGCGTCGATCCGCGTCACGCCGACCAGATGGTCCGTGGCGTCGTCACCCTGCCCGCGGGCACCGGCAAGGACGTCCGCGTCGCCGTGTTCGCCCGTGGCGACAAGGCTGACGCCGCGACCGCCGCCGGCGCCGACATTGTGGGCGCCGAAGACCTGCTGGAATCGATCCAGGCTGGCAATATCGACTTCCAGCGCGTGATCGCGACCCCCGACATGATGGGTCTGGTCGGCCGTCTGGGCAAGGTTCTGGGTCCGAAGGGCCTGATGCCGAACCCGAAGCTGGGCACCGTGACGCCGAACGTCGCCGAAGCGGTCAAGGCCGCCAAGGGCGGTCAGATCGAATTCCGCGTCGAAAAGGCGGGCATCATCCACGCTGGCCTGGGCAAGGCAAGCTTCAGCCAGGCCGATCTGCGCAAGAATTTCGACGCTTTCGTCGACGCGATCGTCAAGGCGAAGCCGTCGGGTTCGAAGGGCAAATATGTCCGCAAGATCGCCCTGTCCTCCTCGATGGGTCCGGGCGTGAAGGTCGACGTGGCGGAAGTCGCCTCGGTCTGA
- the rplK gene encoding 50S ribosomal protein L11 translates to MAKKITGYIKLQVPAGAANPSPPIGPALGQRGVNIMEFCKAFNASTEKMEKGTPLPTIITVYADRSFSFVTKQPPATYLIKKAVNLKSGSKEPGKVVAGKITRAQLAEIAQAKMVDLNANDIDAATKIIEGSARAMGLEVVEG, encoded by the coding sequence ATGGCCAAGAAGATTACGGGCTATATCAAGCTCCAGGTGCCCGCTGGAGCCGCCAACCCCTCGCCGCCGATCGGTCCGGCGCTGGGTCAGCGCGGTGTGAACATCATGGAATTCTGCAAGGCGTTCAACGCCTCGACGGAAAAGATGGAAAAGGGCACCCCGCTGCCGACCATCATCACCGTCTATGCGGACCGTTCTTTCAGCTTCGTCACGAAGCAGCCGCCCGCCACCTATCTGATCAAGAAGGCCGTCAACCTGAAGTCGGGTTCCAAGGAACCGGGCAAGGTCGTCGCCGGCAAGATCACCCGCGCCCAGCTCGCCGAAATCGCGCAGGCCAAGATGGTTGACCTGAACGCGAACGACATCGACGCGGCGACGAAGATCATCGAAGGCTCCGCCCGCGCGATGGGCCTCGAAGTGGTGGAGGGCTAA